A part of Nocardioides plantarum genomic DNA contains:
- a CDS encoding SRPBCC family protein: MERTITVALPPDAVWRFLVDFTTTEEWDPPTLSTERTSGDGGVGTTYHNVAKFRGNRTEVDYVVTEYDEGRCLQLRGDATGLEVVDTFTLEPTDAGGSQLTYSARFTRRVGPDPVDLPSMDVLGDYVAESLQDSLENLADDPAVADDLPGD, translated from the coding sequence GTGGAGCGCACGATCACCGTCGCCCTACCGCCCGACGCCGTGTGGAGGTTCCTCGTCGACTTCACCACGACCGAGGAGTGGGACCCCCCGACGCTGTCGACCGAGCGCACGAGCGGCGACGGCGGGGTCGGCACGACCTACCACAACGTCGCGAAGTTCCGCGGGAATCGCACCGAGGTCGACTACGTCGTCACCGAGTACGACGAGGGCCGCTGCCTCCAGCTGCGTGGCGACGCCACGGGTCTGGAGGTGGTGGACACCTTCACCCTGGAGCCGACCGACGCCGGGGGGAGCCAGCTGACCTACTCGGCCCGCTTCACCCGACGGGTCGGTCCCGACCCCGTCGACCTGCCGTCGATGGACGTGCTCGGCGACTACGTCGCCGAGAGCCTGCAGGACTCGCTGGAGAACCTCGCGGACGACCCCGCGGTCGCCGACGACCTACCCGGCGACTGA